TATTAACAACCTTGATGTTATTGAAGATGCTGCAAAGAATTTTGTCAGGAGCATGAGTAATGAGGATCAGGCGGCAGTAATAAAAATTACTGATTATATTATGGTTTATCAGACATTTACTTCTGATACAACTTTGTTGATAAATGCAATTTCAAAACCTACACCGGACAGAAGCGGAACTGCTCTTTACCAGGGAATATACAAGGCACTTGAGGAGTGTTCGGGCCAGCAGGGACGTAAAGTTGTTATTGTATATACTGACGGATTGGACGATAAGGGTGTTGTAACGCTTGACGAAATAATACAATATGCTAATAATTATGATATTGCAATCTATTCAATCGGTATTGGCAGCGGAACAGATATTGATGAAGTATCATTACAAAAAATGGCATATTCGACAGGGGGAACCTATACAAAGGCAAACAGGACAAATGATATTTCAAAAATTTATATGTCTATTTATCGCGATATCCAGGGATATTATATACTGGCTACAACAACCACGGACAGAAGAACAAACGGAACCTGGCGTATTGTTGATGTTTCTGTAAAAGATAAGGACGGAAATGAGGGCCGTGGCCAGGGAGAGTACTATGTTCCCTTTACGCCGAGAAATGTTAAAATAACAAAAAAAGCAGTTACTGAAAATTTTATTGTTGATCAGGGAGATACCCTGCTTTTTACAAGTGCATGTGATACTATAAGTTATGAAATTTCTGTAATTAACAAAGGGCCTGGGGTTGCTGAAAATGTCAAAATAACCGATCAGTTAAGTGATTCGCTTAAATACGTTAAATTTACAGTTCAGCCAGACAGAACAGAAGGGAAAACGGCGAATTGGGATATAGGATTACTTGATCCGGGGCAAAGCGTTAAAATCGGATATACGGCAAAAGTTAATGAGATTA
This genomic window from bacterium contains:
- a CDS encoding VWA domain-containing protein — translated: MFRSESDSCTNFKIPVLLNFILFFMLSMAAGNIYAQTGNLEVKFKSVSISDTTVLRGKQAGFPNPVMSIITVRDKKGRYVHGLADTSKWLTAMDIAENGEKVDYIWKTLLEYHKENTSLPDNKNIKTMIPEYMVTEVPRIKGYGASIALAMDCSGSINNLDVIEDAAKNFVRSMSNEDQAAVIKITDYIMVYQTFTSDTTLLINAISKPTPDRSGTALYQGIYKALEECSGQQGRKVVIVYTDGLDDKGVVTLDEIIQYANNYDIAIYSIGIGSGTDIDEVSLQKMAYSTGGTYTKANRTNDISKIYMSIYRDIQGYYILATTTTDRRTNGTWRIVDVSVKDKDGNEGRGQGEYYVPFTPRNVKITKKAVTENFIVDQGDTLLFTSACDTISYEISVINKGPGVAENVKITDQLSDSLKYVKFTVQPDRTEGKTANWDIGLLDPGQSVKIGYTAKVNEIMPQEKVVLINRAEVFTDYDSDPSDNTAQVKVYSAGSPDLTVRCINPGFVLSPMYPFTLSAYVYNNGNANAENPFTVNFFIGDYSNVAAVDTVKS